TGGAAGAAAGATTACAGAAAATTATTGCAACTAGGGGATATTGCTCTAGAAGACAAGCAGAAAGGTTAATTGAACAAGGTAGAGTAAAAGTTAATGGAATAGTTATAACTGAACTTGGTTCTAAGTTTGATTCAAATGTTAAAATTGATATTAATAATAAAAATTTAGATGAAGTAAAAGAAAAAGTTTATTACCTATTTAACAAACCTAGATTAGTTCTAACAACTATGCATGACCCAAAAGATAGAAAAACTGTTGCTGAATTTTTTAAGGACTCAAAACTTAGAGTTTATCCAGTAGGAAGACTTGATTATGATGTATCTGGAGCACTTATTATGACAAATGATGGAGAATTTGCAAACTTTGTAATGCATCCAAAATACGAATTTAGAAAAACATATCAAGCTTTATGCAAAGGAAAAGTGCATAAATTTCAAATTAAACAATTAGTTGATGGTGTTATAATTGATGAAAATTATAAAACTAAAGCAATTCAATCAAGATTATTAAAATATGATGAAGAATATGATGAATCTGTAATCGAATTGACAATTGCAGAAGGAAGAAAACATCATGTCAAAAAAATGTTAATAGCAGCAGATATTTATTTAAGAAAATTGAAAAGAACTCAAATTGAATTCTTAACAATTGAAGATTTGCCAATTGGTAAATTTAGAGAATTAAAATCACATGAAATTAAACAATTTTATGGAATATATAATTCATTGAAAGTTAAAAAGAGGTAGAAAAAATGAGGATAGCAATTTTTGGAACTGTTGGAGCAGGTAAATCAACAGTAAGTGAAGAAATATCAAAAAAATTAGGTTATGAAATATTTCCCGAGCCAATAGATAACAATCCATACTTTGATGACTATTATAAAGATATGAAAGCAAATGTATTTAAAATGCAAATATATATGTTAACTGCAAGAAGTCAACAACTAATTGAAGCAAGATCTCTTGAAAATGTTATTTTTGACAGAACAATTTTAGAAGATCCAATATTTGTTGCAGTAAATCATGAACTAAATACTATGAATGATATAGATTATAAAACTTATACTGATTTTTATGAGCAAGTAGTTATTCCAAACTTGGCACATAGAGCAAAATTTGATTTAGTAATTTATCTTAAAGTTTCAACAGATAAGGCAATTGAAAGAATTAAAGAAAGAGGAAGAAGCCAAGAATTGGATACTCCAAGAAAATATTGAGATACTTTGAATGATAAATATAATGATTTTTTTGAAAGAAGAAAGCATATGTTTGATTTTTTAGTAGTTGATGCAGAAACAGATAATTTAGAAGTTAAAATGGATTTTATTATGAAAAAAATTTATGAAAAAGATCCGAGTTTAAAAAAATAAGCTTATGCTTATTTTTTTTATTTTCACTAATCAGAAAATAGTGTAAAATCTAAAAGTAAAGATTAAAAAATGAGGGGATAATAATGGGAAGAGCACATGAAGTTAGAAAAGCTAGCATGGAAAAAACTGCTGCTATGAAATCAGCAATCTATGGTAGAGCTTCTAAGGAAATCTATATGGCAGCTAAAGCAGGAAGTAAAGATCCAGAAGCTAATTTAGCACTTAGGAGTGCAATTGATAAAGCAAAATCAAAACAAGTTCCAGCT
This sequence is a window from Spiroplasma diminutum CUAS-1. Protein-coding genes within it:
- a CDS encoding pseudouridine synthase, translating into MMEERLQKIIATRGYCSRRQAERLIEQGRVKVNGIVITELGSKFDSNVKIDINNKNLDEVKEKVYYLFNKPRLVLTTMHDPKDRKTVAEFFKDSKLRVYPVGRLDYDVSGALIMTNDGEFANFVMHPKYEFRKTYQALCKGKVHKFQIKQLVDGVIIDENYKTKAIQSRLLKYDEEYDESVIELTIAEGRKHHVKKMLIAADIYLRKLKRTQIEFLTIEDLPIGKFRELKSHEIKQFYGIYNSLKVKKR
- a CDS encoding deoxynucleoside kinase codes for the protein MRIAIFGTVGAGKSTVSEEISKKLGYEIFPEPIDNNPYFDDYYKDMKANVFKMQIYMLTARSQQLIEARSLENVIFDRTILEDPIFVAVNHELNTMNDIDYKTYTDFYEQVVIPNLAHRAKFDLVIYLKVSTDKAIERIKERGRSQELDTPRKYWDTLNDKYNDFFERRKHMFDFLVVDAETDNLEVKMDFIMKKIYEKDPSLKK